In the genome of Drosophila yakuba strain Tai18E2 chromosome 3R, Prin_Dyak_Tai18E2_2.1, whole genome shotgun sequence, one region contains:
- the LOC6538941 gene encoding pupal cuticle protein Edg-78E, whose protein sequence is MLRFLALTTLVALASSQHYSQDPKTAAIISEQRYLSGDGKFGAAYEQEDGINFKEETDADGTRHGRYSYLDPTGQRRTISYTAGKNGFQASGDHLPQAPPAPPQPVPTAGYQPQQQYQPQQQYQAAAPQPQSTFRSNDYGDDGSYDPRYNDPSFGQNQQSYQQPAPQPQYRPAPQPAYNPQPVQPQQQYQPQYQQPQPQQDYYTTTTPNPHRFSPPGKLSLNRTPDGFTYSFNKV, encoded by the exons ATGCTCAGATTT CTTGCACTGACCACCTTGGTGGCCCTGGCTTCCAGCCAGCACTACAGTCAGGATCCCAAAACGGCGGCCATCATCAGTGAGCAGCGTTATCTCTCCGGCGATGGAAAGTTCGGAGCTGCCTATGAGCAGGAGGATGGCATCAACTTCAAGGAGGAGACGGATGCGGATGGAACACGTCATGGCAGATACAGCTATCTGGATCCCACGGGCCAGAGGCGCACCATTTCCTACACAGCTGGCAAAAATGG CTTCCAAGCTTCTGGAGATCACTTGCCCCAGGCACCACCTGCGCCACCACAGCCCGTGCCCACAGCGGGATAtcagccacagcagcagtaccagccgcagcagcagtacCAGGCTGCCGCTCCCCAGCCGCAGTCCACGTTCCGCAGCAACGACTACGGAGATGATGGCTCCTACGATCCCCGCTACAACGATCCCTCCTTCGGCCAGAACCAGCAGAGCTACCAGCAGCCCGCTCCCCAGCCGCAGTACCGCCCTGCCCCCCAGCCCGCCTACAACCCGCAGCCCgtgcaaccgcagcagcagtacCAGCCCCAGTATCAGCAGCCACAGCCCCAGCAGGACTACtacaccaccaccacgcccAACCCACACCGCTTCTCGCCTCCCGGAAAACTGTCCCTCAACCGCACGCCCGATGGCTTCACGTACTCCTTCAACAAGGTCTAA